A single region of the Winslowiella toletana genome encodes:
- the aceE gene encoding pyruvate dehydrogenase (acetyl-transferring), homodimeric type → MSERLHNDVDPIETRDWLQAIESVIREEGVERAQYLIDQVMSEARKGGVKVAAGTGASQYINSIAVEDEPEYPGNTSLERRIRSAIRWNAIMMVLRASKKDLELGGHMSSFQSSATIYEVCYNHFFRARNDKDGGDLVYFQGHISPGVYARAFLEGRLTEDQLNNFRQEVHGKGLSSYPHPKLMPDFWQFPTVSMGLGPLGAIYQAKFLKYLEHRGLKETSAQTVYAFLGDGEMDEPESKGAITIATREKLDNLCFIINCNLQRLDGPVTGNGKIINELEGIFAGAGWEVIKVIWGGRWDELLRNDTSGKLIQLMNETVDGDYQTFKSRDGAYVREHFFGKYPETAALVKDMTDDEIWALNRGGHDPQKIYAALKKAQDTKGKPVVILAHTIKGYGMGDTAEGKNIAHQVKKMNMDGVRYIRDRFNVPVDDANIEKLPYVTFEEGSEEHKYLHGQREKLGGYLPTRQAQFSEKLEMPALEDFKSLLEEQNKEISTTIAFVRALNVMLKNKSIKDRLVPIIADEARTFGMEGLFRQIGIYSPNGQQYTPQDREQVAYYKEDEKGQILQEGINELGAGASWLAAATSYSTNNLPMIPFYIYYSMFGFQRIGDLCWAAGDQQARGFLVGGTSGRTTLNGEGLQHEDGHSHIQSLTIPNCISYDPAYAYEVAVIMHDGLVRMYGDAQENVYYYITTLNENYHMPAMPQGAEEGIRKGIYKLETVEGSKGKVQLLGSGSILRHVREAAQILAKDYGVGSDVYSVTSFTELARDGQDCERWNMLHPTEEARVPYIAQVMNDAPAVASTDYMKLFAEQVRSYVPVSDYRVLGTDGFGRSDSRENLRHHFEVDATYVVVAALGELAKRGEIDKKVVAEAITKFNIDADKVNPRLA, encoded by the coding sequence ATGTCAGAACGTTTACACAATGACGTGGATCCGATTGAAACTCGCGACTGGCTACAGGCGATCGAATCGGTCATCCGTGAAGAAGGTGTTGAGCGCGCACAGTATCTGATTGATCAGGTAATGAGCGAAGCACGTAAAGGCGGCGTTAAAGTGGCGGCAGGCACCGGTGCCAGCCAGTACATCAACTCCATTGCCGTTGAAGACGAGCCGGAATACCCGGGCAACACCTCTCTGGAGCGTCGTATCCGTTCCGCGATCCGCTGGAACGCTATTATGATGGTTCTGCGTGCATCGAAGAAAGATCTGGAGCTGGGCGGTCATATGTCCTCTTTCCAGTCTTCCGCCACCATTTATGAAGTGTGCTATAACCACTTCTTCCGTGCGCGTAACGATAAAGACGGCGGCGATCTGGTCTATTTCCAGGGTCATATCTCTCCAGGCGTATACGCACGTGCTTTCCTTGAAGGCCGCCTGACTGAAGATCAGCTGAACAACTTCCGTCAGGAAGTGCACGGTAAAGGTCTCTCCTCTTACCCGCATCCAAAACTGATGCCTGACTTCTGGCAGTTCCCGACCGTCTCAATGGGCCTTGGCCCGCTGGGTGCGATCTACCAGGCGAAATTCCTCAAGTATCTTGAGCACCGTGGTCTGAAAGAGACCTCAGCCCAGACCGTTTACGCTTTCCTTGGTGATGGCGAAATGGATGAGCCAGAATCCAAAGGTGCGATCACTATCGCTACCCGTGAGAAGCTGGACAACCTGTGCTTTATCATCAACTGTAACCTGCAGCGTCTGGACGGCCCGGTCACCGGTAACGGTAAGATCATCAACGAACTGGAAGGCATCTTTGCCGGCGCCGGTTGGGAAGTGATCAAAGTGATCTGGGGCGGACGTTGGGATGAGCTGCTGCGTAACGACACCAGCGGTAAGCTGATTCAGCTGATGAACGAAACCGTTGACGGTGACTATCAGACCTTTAAATCTCGTGACGGCGCCTACGTGCGTGAGCACTTCTTTGGTAAATATCCGGAAACCGCAGCACTGGTTAAAGATATGACCGACGATGAGATTTGGGCGCTGAACCGTGGCGGCCACGATCCACAAAAAATCTATGCGGCACTGAAAAAAGCGCAGGACACCAAAGGCAAGCCGGTAGTGATTCTGGCACATACCATCAAAGGTTATGGTATGGGTGACACCGCAGAAGGTAAGAACATTGCTCACCAGGTGAAGAAAATGAACATGGATGGCGTACGCTATATCCGTGATCGTTTCAACGTGCCGGTTGACGATGCCAATATCGAAAAACTGCCTTATGTGACCTTCGAAGAGGGTTCTGAAGAGCATAAATATCTGCACGGTCAGCGTGAGAAGCTGGGTGGCTACCTGCCAACCCGTCAGGCGCAGTTTAGCGAGAAGCTGGAAATGCCAGCGCTGGAAGATTTCAAATCGCTGCTGGAAGAGCAGAACAAAGAGATCTCTACCACTATCGCCTTTGTGCGTGCCCTGAACGTGATGCTGAAAAACAAGTCGATCAAAGATCGCCTGGTGCCAATCATCGCCGATGAAGCGCGTACTTTCGGTATGGAAGGTCTGTTCCGCCAGATCGGTATCTACAGCCCGAATGGCCAGCAGTACACTCCGCAGGACCGTGAGCAAGTTGCTTACTACAAAGAAGACGAAAAAGGTCAGATCCTGCAGGAAGGTATCAACGAACTGGGCGCAGGCGCATCCTGGCTGGCGGCGGCAACGTCTTACAGCACCAATAACCTGCCAATGATTCCGTTTTACATCTACTACTCTATGTTCGGTTTCCAGCGTATCGGCGACCTGTGCTGGGCAGCAGGTGACCAGCAGGCTCGTGGCTTCCTGGTTGGCGGAACCTCTGGTCGTACTACGCTGAACGGTGAAGGTCTGCAGCATGAAGATGGTCACAGCCACATTCAGTCGCTGACCATACCTAACTGTATCTCTTACGATCCGGCTTACGCTTACGAAGTCGCGGTCATCATGCATGACGGTCTGGTACGTATGTACGGCGATGCGCAAGAGAACGTTTACTACTACATCACCACGCTGAACGAAAACTACCACATGCCTGCGATGCCGCAGGGTGCGGAAGAGGGTATCCGTAAGGGTATCTATAAGCTGGAAACGGTAGAAGGTAGCAAAGGTAAGGTTCAGCTGCTGGGTTCAGGCTCTATCCTGCGTCACGTTCGTGAAGCCGCACAGATCCTGGCGAAAGATTACGGCGTCGGTTCTGACGTTTACAGCGTAACGTCGTTCACTGAACTGGCACGTGATGGCCAGGATTGTGAGCGCTGGAACATGCTGCACCCAACCGAAGAAGCCCGCGTGCCTTACATTGCTCAGGTAATGAACGATGCACCAGCGGTCGCTTCCACCGACTATATGAAACTGTTTGCTGAACAGGTTCGCAGTTACGTACCGGTCAGCGATTATCGCGTACTGGGTACTGATGGCTTTGGCCGTTCTGACAGCCGCGAAAACCTGCGTCATCACTTCGAAGTGGACGCAACTTACGTGGTTGTTGCAGCACTGGGCGAATTGGCCAAACGCGGTGAAATCGATAAGAAAGTGGTAGCGGAAGCCATCACTAAATTCAATATCGATGCCGACAAAGTCAACCCGCGTCTGGCATAA